One Geitlerinema sp. PCC 9228 DNA window includes the following coding sequences:
- a CDS encoding HEAT repeat domain-containing protein, which translates to MTCTNINTLLKQLSDPRPDVAKNAVSALVNLGPDSVDPLLQAYQKSQDQNVQAYIIQALARIGDTRSRDLLIEIVGVEVANHCQGNIRRVAARGLGVMGSKTTDTSILSPAIDKLTWALTNAEDWALRYAAAVALEEIGTPAAVTALQNAQTNESDLVVQTRIQTALESQKQPLPNPNCQDPQSNLREEPLLQQAQH; encoded by the coding sequence ATGACTTGCACAAACATCAATACCCTACTAAAACAACTCAGCGACCCACGCCCCGACGTTGCCAAAAACGCCGTTTCTGCCTTAGTTAATCTAGGTCCCGATAGCGTAGACCCCCTACTGCAGGCATATCAAAAAAGCCAGGACCAGAACGTGCAAGCCTACATCATTCAAGCCCTAGCTAGAATCGGCGATACTCGCAGTCGGGACTTACTCATAGAAATCGTCGGCGTAGAAGTAGCCAACCACTGCCAGGGAAACATCCGGCGGGTGGCAGCCCGGGGGTTGGGCGTTATGGGCAGCAAAACCACAGATACCAGTATTTTATCACCAGCCATTGACAAACTAACTTGGGCACTCACCAACGCCGAAGACTGGGCATTGCGGTATGCCGCTGCCGTTGCCCTGGAAGAAATTGGTACGCCCGCCGCTGTCACTGCCTTGCAAAACGCCCAAACCAACGAATCCGACTTAGTGGTTCAAACCCGCATTCAGACAGCCTTGGAAAGTCAGAAACAACCGCTGCCAAATCCGAATTGCCAAGACCCGCAAAGCAATCTCCGGGAAGAACCCCTGCTTCAGCAAGCTCAACACTGA